A segment of the Patescibacteria group bacterium genome:
TTTTTTGGAGCCAACAGAGGGACTCGAACCCACGACCCATGGTTTACAAAACCATTGCTCTACCAGCTGAGCTATGTTGGCGAAGATGAAAAGCTGCCTGCCCCGCCCATCTGGCGGGAAGCTATGTTAGCATGTGTTGTTAGGAAAAACTCCTTCATCAAAATAAATGACTCAAGCAAGATGCCTGAATCTTTTATTATTTTATACAAAAATGACGAATTGGTCAATAGTATAAAATCAAGAATAATGATATCATATTAACACAAATATAACTTAATATATGGACAATTTTAAGTTTATTTACAAAAATCGAGAGCTCTACAAGGAAATGCTTCATGATATCAGAGGGGCTCACAAATATGTTTATCTAGAAACGTACATATTTGATGACGACAAAATTGGTAAAAAGTTCAGAGAAGAGCTTGAAAGAAAAGCCCTCGAAGGTCTTGATATTAAAATTCTATTAGACGATTACGGGACAGCTCTCAATAAAAAGTATTTTAAAACTTTAATAAACAATGGCGCGGATGTTAGATTTTTTAGAAAACTAAAATTTTCACTTCGTTTTATACACAGAAACAACCATAGAAATCACAGAAAGATATTGGTCATTGATGACAAAATATCATATTTAGGTTCTTCAAACATAAGCCATAGAACAATAAATTGGTGGGAGTTAAACATCAGAATGAAAGGGAGAATTAGTCCATTGTTTAAAAAAATATTTTTACTTAACTTCAAAATATATAATAAATTAATCTTTAGAAAAAAAATACATACTAAAATTATTAAGTTTGAAGATATTGAAATAATCAGAGATGTACCATCAATTAGAATTAGAAATTTCAGGAGAAAAAAAATAGAATTAATACAAAATGCCCGGAAAAGTTTAATCATTGAAACCCCCTATTTTATCCCGGAGCCTCTATTTATTAGGAAATTGCGAAAAGCGATAAAAAGAGGGGTTAACGTAACACTGCTAGTGCCAAAGAAATCGGACGTCAAAATAGTTGATATCATTAGCAAAAAATATCTTGGGATCATTTATAAGATAGGAGTTAATATAAAGCTCTACAAGCCAAATGTCCTTCACTCGAAAGCTATTTTGGTTGATGATGAATCGTTCTTATTCGGTTCTACGAATATTGATCCTAGAAGTTCAATTTTACAATTTGAAATAAATTTAGCTGGTAAAAACAAGGAAATGGCTCATCAATTAAGAGACCATTTTAATCATACGATTTATTATGCTGAAAATTTCAATTTTAATGAATGGTCAAAAAGACCAAAAATACATAAGTTTTTTGAATATATTTCAAACAAAATTATTAAACTACTCTAATATTGACTTTCTTTTTAACATATCCTTGCTCTTTTGCACTTTTCTTTGCCAAGATATTTTTATTACAAAATATAGAATGGCAATCCAAAGCAACTGAACAGACAACCCAATTAATCCTTGTTCAAAGGAGATGTTTTTTAAATATAGCTGTGTCGGAACATAAAATGAATAAGCAAAAGGCATTAGAAGGCTTATTGTCAAAAAACTAGTACCCAAAAAACTCAATGGGAAATAAGCCCCAGCGAGTATTTTTTTTAATCTGCTAATCATTTTTGAAACACCTTTTGACTCAATGGACCAAAAAACATAAATATCAAAGATGAATGCCAAAAGGAGCTCTGTAAAAAAAGCCAGAATCATCATAAAGATAATCAAGACTAGGTATTTTAATTCGCTATTTAAATAGAGACTGTTTACAAAAAAATAAAGTAACAATAAATTTAAACTTATTGATAGAAAAAAGGGTAAAATAATCTTTTTCAAGGTTCTTGAAAATACTCGGATTATATAGGCGAAAGGTTTATAGTAAAACATTTTTAAATCACCTTGACCAATATTAAATCTTACCGTTTTCCGCAATAAATATGAAGTAAAGAGCCCAATTAGATTTCCAATCAAAAGATAGGCAACCATATCCTCAACATCAAAATCTCCGAGGACCTTAGTATTTGAAAAAATAAAAAACCAAATTAACAATATAAAAACAACTTCGAATCCACTACCGATTCTTTCTAAAAAGAAACCAATGGTTTCCATGGGTGATCTTTTTTCTTTTGAAATATTAATACCCTGCATTTTGTTAATATTTATTAATAATTTTGATTTTATCTTTCTTGGGCAATTGCTTAATCCTGTATTCTTCAATTTGGGCAAGCGATCTAGTCTTATATTTTTTTTGATAGACTATAGTAACAGGTCTTCGTGCTCTTGTGTATTTTGAACCCAGTATTGAGTTATTGTGTTCATTAAGTCTCCTATTTAGGTCATTGGTCACCCCAGCATAAAGGGTTTTATCGGAGCATTTTAAGATATAGACATACCACATATACATGTATTATAATGGAAAAAAGGAATAATTAAAACTTCGTTCTTTGCAAGCAGGGAGAATATTATGGAAAAAATTGGTAATATTGGATACATCCGTGAAGATGGAATGTATTTTTTAAACAAATGCCTAAGATGGAAAGATCCTTACCCGGATAATAATATTGATAAACAATGTGCGAAATGCATTCGAAAAAATTTTTCTCTTCCCGATAAAAAACCAACTTAATTTCATTTTAAACCGGAGAACTCCTCCGGTTTTTAATTTAGGCGAATAAAACTATGAGCCCAGACTCAACAAGTGCTGCAATAAACAATAATGGAACAACAAGGTAAAAAAATAATTTTAAACTAAAAATAAATTCTTTTTTAAAGGATTTTTTTTTGAATAAAAAACCAAACAAAGAATCTCCCAAAATAAAACCAAGAGAGAGCGCTAGCAAAATAGCAGGTATTTCAAAAATGCCATGGGGAAGCATAGAAAAAATAATTGAGAAAATACCTAAATCATATGTTGCTATTTTTACTACAAGGCCAATTACAAAAGAATTTATAACTAATATAAATAGCGTTGGTAAACCAAAAATAAAGCCACTACTATAGGCTATAAAGGCGATAAGTAAATTATTTTTAAATATAAACAAAAAGAGTTGTAAAAAATTGTAATCAACTGCAAACAAGTATTTATCTGATAAAGCCTCAAAAAAAACTTGAGATGCTTCTTTATTTTTTGAAGCAAACAAAAAACCTAAAATAAAAAATATTATAAATAATATACTTGAAAATTTAAAATACTTCCTAAGTTTTTTATGTTTAAGTAATCCTCTATAATAATTTTGAATTTTTTTAATATTCATTTGCTATTTAAAAATATTTGCAAACCAAGTTAAAATTCCTTTTCTTTTTGTTTCGTTCTGAAAATACTCTTCAATCCTCCCTTGTTCTTCTTCAATATTTTCTAATTGTTTCAGGAAGATGGCCTTCACTTCTTCCGATGACTCTAAATCTTCATATAGTTCTCTTAATTTAGATATATTTTTATCTCTCTGACTAATCTCTTCTGAAAAAGTATCAACTATATCTTTTTTATGACCAAAGAAAAATTTCTTAACTTTACTTCTATTTTTAAATTCGGATTCTAGCTTTAAGGTTTTTTCAGATGATAAATTGATGTCTCCTGCTACACGACTCGTTTCGGGACCATTTTTTCCAATCATGTTTTCCATAATCATTAAATTTTGTGCTCCACTTCTTATTTTATTTTGATTTTCATACATCAATGACTTTTCTTCCTCCATCCCAGCTCTTTCTTTTTGAAAATTTTGTTTTCTCATTTCAATTGCTTGGTTTAATTCTTCTGTATTCCGCGGAGTCACTCTAAACCCTCTACTTCTAGCTTCTCCTGCATTTGGTTGTGCGGCATTAATACATACGGGTATTATTAATAATAATAGGACAATAAAAACTATTTTTTTCATATATTTACTTTTTAAATAAATTGTTGCCAGCAGAATAACCCGTACTCCAACAAACTTGAAGATTAAAACCACCTGTTGGACCATCAAGATCCAAGAGCTCCCCTGCAAAATATAAATTATTAATTATTTTTGATTTCATGGTTTTTGGGTCAATTCCATTCAAGGCAACACCTCCAGATGTAACTATGGATTTGGAAAAACCAACTACACCAACCACCTCAAGACTAAATTCTTTCAATAGATGCAATATTTTTTTTCTTTCCTCTTTGGTGACCAGATTTACTTTCTTATCTGGGTCAATTCCACTTAGTTTAATCATAACTGGGATTAATTTTTGTGGCAAAAGTTGATCGAGACTATTACTAAATATTTTATTATTCGCTTCCCTAAAATCATTCTGAATCCTCAAATCAAGTTCGACAAAGTCAAGCGCTGGCTTAAAATCAATTAGTAAATTTGGATTATCAGTTTCTATTTCAGTTACTTTTTTACTTATATCCAAAACAATCGGTCCACTCATTCCATTGGAAGTAAAGATAGCTTCACCAAATCTTGAATCAATTTTTTTACTATTTTTGTATAAAGAAATTTCAACATTTTTTAAACTAAGCCCTTCTAATTCTTTAACAAATTTTTCTTTTATTACTATAGGAGTTAATGAAGGAATAGGCTTAACTATTTGATGTCCGAGTTCTTCTGCCCAAATATAGGCATCTCCAGTCGAACCCGTGCCTGGGTAGGAAAGACCTCCTGTGGCTATAACATATTTTTCAGCCTCAATTTCGTCCCCATTCAGTAAAATAATCTTTTCAATCATTTCTTCTTTTTTTACAAAATTTTTCACTTCAATATTTGTTCTCACCTCCACCGAAGATTTATCGAGATAAGTAATAAGGGTATCTAGGACATCACTTGATTGATCACTTAGTGGAAAAACCCTCTCTCCTCTTTCAATTTTTATTTCAAGTCCTCTGTTCTCAAAAAAATCGATTGTTTCGCTAACTCCAAATGAATTTAGAGCTGAAAATAAAAATTTACCATTTTTCCCAAATTTATCTGTCATCGTCCTCACGTCAAGTAAATTATTTGTTATATTACAACGCCCTTTCCCAGTCACTAATAATTTATTTCCCAGACGACGATTTTTCTCAAGCAAAAGTACACGAGCTCCCAACTCGCCTGCTCTTCCAGCGGCCATCATGCCAGCTGGACCTCCCCCAATAACAACTACATCGTATTTCATTTATGTTTAAGTTCTTATAAGAACTCTAACTAGTTTAATGTCGTCATAATCGTATGAGCCACCTAAATACTCATAAACGGGCTTTAGTTTCTCATCGCCACACTTCATAAAAGCTTTTTTAATATTCTTATATCTATCTTGTGGTAATTTTAAATAGTCCAAGTCAAGACTAACGCCAGTGTCAATCATTTTTTCAATATGATTTATAATAGTATCAATTTTAACATCCTGACTTTTGGCAATCCTTTTCAGGGAAATTTTCTTTATTAATAACTCCCTAGTTTTTGTATAAAATTTAGCCTTGGGAGCTGTCGTCTTAATAATTCTTTCTTTCTTAATCTCTCCACTTTTCTGAACTGATTTTATCTTGTTTTTTGTTGTAAATATATTTATTTTATCAATAAAAAGTGTACTATATTGCTCTAGCTTTTTTGCTCCCACACCTGACATCTGAGAAAAATCATCTTTTGTTCTTGGAAAATAGTAAGACATTTCTCGCAAAGAATTATCACCGAAAACCACAAATGGTGGCACATTAGCCTTTTCTGCCAACTCGCGCCTAAGGACTCTTAACTCTTCAAATAAACTTTGATTATAATCTAGTTCCTTCTTGTTTGTCTTTTTCTTAACAAAATTTTCCATTTTTGGCTTCTGGACCAACAAGGGTTTTTTTGATTGCAAAAATTCAGCGCCCTTCTTTGTAATACTTAAAGTTGGGTATGTACCGGTATTTTTCATCAGAAAATTTAGACCAACTAATTGATTAGTAATTTGAGCTAAGGAATTTTCTGAAAAATCATCCACAATCCCAAAAACAGAGAGTTCATTATGCCTATTTCTTAAAATCTTTTGATTCTTCTTCCCCAAAAGAACATCAATCACATAGTTTTTCCCATAACGATTATCTGTTCTTATAACAGCAGATATGATCTTTTTTGCAATCACAGTAGCGTCTATTTCCTCTTTTTCAGTGAGACAAATATCACATGAACTACAATTATCTTTTTTAGTTTTTTCTCCAAAATAATTCAATAAATATTTTTTTCGGCATGTCATCAAATCAGCAAAATTTAAAACCTCAGCTAACTTTTCTTCCGCCTGATTCCTTAATCTAGTCCCAACTATCCTGTTAATAAAGAACTCGTGACGCCTAGTGTCGGCGTATGTATAGAACATTACACATTCACTAGGAAGACCATCTCGACCAGCTCTACCTATTTCCTGATAATAGCTCTCGAGAGTTTTGGGAAAAGTATAATGAACAACAAGCCGTACATCTGGTTTATCAATTCCCATTCCAAAGGCTACTGTTGCCACAATAATATTAATTTTGTCACTTATAAACAATTCTTGAATGTCTTTTCTTTTTCCGGCCATCAAGCCAGCGTGATAAGGACGAGCGTTAAAACCATTCAAGTTAAGGTTGTCCGCCAATTCCTCTGTTTCATTTCTCGAAAAACAATAAATAATAACTGATTCTTTTTTATAATTATCAAGAATAGACAATAATCTAGGGAATGATTGTTTTTTATCAACTACAGATATTTTTAAATTTTCTCGATCAAAACTAGATACAAAAACATTAGCTTTTTTTATTTTTAGCTGAGACAAGATATCTTCTTTAACTTTTTTAGTAGCTGTTGCTGTCAAGGCTATTAGAGGAACTTGTGGAAATATTTTTTTTAAGTTACTCAAATTTCTATAGTCAGGTCGGAAGTCATGTCCCCATTCTGAAATACAATGAGCCTCATCAACAGCAATTAGAGTTACTTTTATTTTTTTCAAAAAATCTTGGAAGCCCTTCAAGGCAAATCTTTCTGGAGCAATATAAAGCAGTTTAACATCACCACTATCAACTTTTTCTGTTATTGCTAAAATCTCCTTATCAGATAGGCTAGAATTGATAAACTCAGCTCTAACTGCGCAGGCCTTTAAACCATCAACCTGGTCCTTCATTAAAGCGATCAAGGGAGAGATAACTAGGGTGACTCCATCCATTTTAATGGCCGGGAGCTGATAACACAAAGATTTACCCCCACCAGTTGGCATGAGGACAAGAGCGTCTCCCCCACTCATAACTTGCGAGATTATATCTTCTTGAAGGGGTCGAAACTCATCATACCCGAAATATTTTTTTAGTATTTTTTTCATAATATATTGTATTTCCATAATATTATAGCATATTTAGAACAAGAATTATTTAGTGGCTAAAATATACTTTCTTTTTTTTGAACTACTAAATCCAAGTTTGCTGTTAAAAATATCAACTTTACTAAAACCAAGACCCAATAGAGTCCTTTTAATTTCGGAATATTCAAAAGATGTTTCTCTAACCTTTTCGGAAATAATTTTTTTCTGAGAACCCTTTGTCTGAGTAGAAACTATATCAAAAACTAAAATATTCTTCTTCTCTGGGTATATATTTATATCCATTTTAGAATTATCTATCACTACCTCGCTTCTCTCTTTATGAGAAGTAATAAGGTGTATAGTATTGAAATCAAATAGAAATTTTCCATTAATATCTAAATTATTGAAAACATGCAAAAATGTTTCCTCCCATTCAGAAAATTTTAAAAGGTGATTTATAGAATCAAAATTGCAAGTTATTAAATCAACTTTATCTTTCAACTTAAAATTTCTCATGTCTGCTATCCCAAATTTTATACCAGGATAGTTGTTTCTAGCGCCTTGAACCATTTTTTTCGAGATATCGGATCCAGAAGAGTTAATTCCTATCTTTTTCATCAAATAAACAAAATCTCCAGTCCCACAAGCAATATCAAAATGGCTATTTATTTTCCATTCATAAAGAAAAAACTCAAGTCTTCTAAATAGATCTTGAGAAAATTCTTGCCACATAAATATGTTGTAAATTGAAGAAATTTTTGAATACATTGGATTAAATTGAAATAAAGTAAAAAATTTTAAAATTTAGGTAATATATTTTAAATTGCTATTTTAATTATAACATAACTGGAAATTTAAGCACAAAAAAACTATCCTAACCTAGCTCTTGGAATGTTTTTAAATATATTTATTTTTTACTCAGAAGATAGCCTACATATTTTTTGTCCATCCTCATCAAATGATCTTCAATCCATTCTATCAAAAGACTAGAAACATCCTCAATGGTTCTATTCATGTTCTTATCTGAGAAAGACAAGAAGAGATCGTTTATCTTCTTTAAAAGACTTTGATAATTTTTCATGCTATACTCTAGTTATGTTGAAATTAAACAATAAAATTTATCGGGTGTGGATGTTCCTTGTCGGTCTTATTGCTACAATCGCCTATCGGATTATTGTAATTCTAAATTACTATAATGATGTTTGGGTTGAAATCGCTTGGTACGTGGGAACGATTGGTTTCATTTGGTATTTCGCTCATCGCTATAGAGTCGAGAATAAAAGGGATAAACTAGTAGAAAATCTCAAACTAGCCTCAAAAATACAAAACAAAAAAGAGCTTTCCGACGAAGATCGTGATGCTCTTGTCTATATACTAAGAGGTCTTAAAACAAGTCTTGCAAAATGGAATTACATTTTTATTTTTGTCATTTCCTTCCTTGCCTTAGTTTATGCTCTTTATTTACGACTGAGCTAGCTAAATACATCCCATTTCTATCTCAAAAAATTATTCTTAAATAAGTATAGAATTAATTCTATACTTATTTTATTTTTTATTTAGCATAATACAGGCGTTATAAATGTAGCTGATTTTATGTTTATTACAAAAATTAATTGCCTTTTCACTTTCACTTCCTGGTTGCATCCATACTTTTGATATTCCCAAAAGAAGGGCTTCTTCTAGGACCTTTTCGGTAACTACTGGGGGAACGACGAATACTACAACATCAATTACTCCTTCATAATCAGAGATGCTTGGATATGTTTCTAAATTAAGTATCTTGGTTTCTTTCGGATTTATAGGAATTGTATTATATCCGGCATCAATTAAATCATGCAAAACTTTGTATCCATATTTATCTTTATTATTAGATGCGCCGACAATGGCATATGTAAAATTTTTATCAATCATAAATTTATTTTTTCGAGAAAAATATTGAAATAATAAAAATAACTGCACTTGTTAAAATAATCAAAATACCGGCTGGCAGATTTGTTATTTCATGAAGAATTATCCCAGAAATAGCTGCCAAAATCCCGAACAAAAGTGAAAGGTAGGAATAGGATTTCATGGACCAAGAAATATTTTTTGCTGTTGCTGCCGGGATAGAGACCAAGGCTGCAGTTAAAAGAGCGCCGACCAATTTAACGCCAAGAGCAACAATAATGGCAATGCTTAAAAGAAATATAAAATTATACTTTTTTATATTTATACCCTCAACTTTAGCCAAGTCCTCCGAAATACTTATAATCGTTAATTGCCTAATAGATAATTTAACCATAGCAAATACAAAAAGAGACAATAAAATTGTAATTACTACTTCAAGCAAGCCAATATATGAAATATTACCAACCAAAGCCTCTTCGGCCTCCTGAATGGGCAAAAACAAAAATGAAACAGCAATTCCAGAAGCAAAAACTACTGCCGTTAGAGCATCTGTAGGAATCTTTGTTCTATTTTCTAAAATCCAAATGAATATTATACCTAGTATTATAAATGGAAAAGCTCCTAGGGAAATATCAAATCCATAAATCAAAGCAAGAGCAACTCCCGGAAAAGCAAGGTGTCCCAGAGGACCAGCAGCTAAGGCCATTCTTTTCTGAAGCATTAAAGAGCCAAGATAGCCAGCTACCCCACCAATAAAAATCCCTGCGATTAAACTATACAATAATTGGCTAGTCATATTCTAATGGTTATGTTTATAAAATTTAACTGGCATGCCATATATCTCTTCAAGTTTTTCAGGATTTAGAATTTCTTCTGGCTTAGCATGGCAAAGATTATCCTTGCTCATACATAAAACATCTGTTGAAT
Coding sequences within it:
- the recQ gene encoding DNA helicase RecQ, whose product is MKKILKKYFGYDEFRPLQEDIISQVMSGGDALVLMPTGGGKSLCYQLPAIKMDGVTLVISPLIALMKDQVDGLKACAVRAEFINSSLSDKEILAITEKVDSGDVKLLYIAPERFALKGFQDFLKKIKVTLIAVDEAHCISEWGHDFRPDYRNLSNLKKIFPQVPLIALTATATKKVKEDILSQLKIKKANVFVSSFDRENLKISVVDKKQSFPRLLSILDNYKKESVIIYCFSRNETEELADNLNLNGFNARPYHAGLMAGKRKDIQELFISDKINIIVATVAFGMGIDKPDVRLVVHYTFPKTLESYYQEIGRAGRDGLPSECVMFYTYADTRRHEFFINRIVGTRLRNQAEEKLAEVLNFADLMTCRKKYLLNYFGEKTKKDNCSSCDICLTEKEEIDATVIAKKIISAVIRTDNRYGKNYVIDVLLGKKNQKILRNRHNELSVFGIVDDFSENSLAQITNQLVGLNFLMKNTGTYPTLSITKKGAEFLQSKKPLLVQKPKMENFVKKKTNKKELDYNQSLFEELRVLRRELAEKANVPPFVVFGDNSLREMSYYFPRTKDDFSQMSGVGAKKLEQYSTLFIDKINIFTTKNKIKSVQKSGEIKKERIIKTTAPKAKFYTKTRELLIKKISLKRIAKSQDVKIDTIINHIEKMIDTGVSLDLDYLKLPQDRYKNIKKAFMKCGDEKLKPVYEYLGGSYDYDDIKLVRVLIRT
- a CDS encoding phosphatidylserine/phosphatidylglycerophosphate/cardiolipin synthase family protein translates to MDNFKFIYKNRELYKEMLHDIRGAHKYVYLETYIFDDDKIGKKFREELERKALEGLDIKILLDDYGTALNKKYFKTLINNGADVRFFRKLKFSLRFIHRNNHRNHRKILVIDDKISYLGSSNISHRTINWWELNIRMKGRISPLFKKIFLLNFKIYNKLIFRKKIHTKIIKFEDIEIIRDVPSIRIRNFRRKKIELIQNARKSLIIETPYFIPEPLFIRKLRKAIKRGVNVTLLVPKKSDVKIVDIISKKYLGIIYKIGVNIKLYKPNVLHSKAILVDDESFLFGSTNIDPRSSILQFEINLAGKNKEMAHQLRDHFNHTIYYAENFNFNEWSKRPKIHKFFEYISNKIIKLL
- a CDS encoding CoA-binding protein, encoding MIDKNFTYAIVGASNNKDKYGYKVLHDLIDAGYNTIPINPKETKILNLETYPSISDYEGVIDVVVFVVPPVVTEKVLEEALLLGISKVWMQPGSESEKAINFCNKHKISYIYNACIMLNKK
- a CDS encoding NAD(P)/FAD-dependent oxidoreductase; its protein translation is MKYDVVVIGGGPAGMMAAGRAGELGARVLLLEKNRRLGNKLLVTGKGRCNITNNLLDVRTMTDKFGKNGKFLFSALNSFGVSETIDFFENRGLEIKIERGERVFPLSDQSSDVLDTLITYLDKSSVEVRTNIEVKNFVKKEEMIEKIILLNGDEIEAEKYVIATGGLSYPGTGSTGDAYIWAEELGHQIVKPIPSLTPIVIKEKFVKELEGLSLKNVEISLYKNSKKIDSRFGEAIFTSNGMSGPIVLDISKKVTEIETDNPNLLIDFKPALDFVELDLRIQNDFREANNKIFSNSLDQLLPQKLIPVMIKLSGIDPDKKVNLVTKEERKKILHLLKEFSLEVVGVVGFSKSIVTSGGVALNGIDPKTMKSKIINNLYFAGELLDLDGPTGGFNLQVCWSTGYSAGNNLFKK
- a CDS encoding ABC-2 family transporter protein gives rise to the protein MQGINISKEKRSPMETIGFFLERIGSGFEVVFILLIWFFIFSNTKVLGDFDVEDMVAYLLIGNLIGLFTSYLLRKTVRFNIGQGDLKMFYYKPFAYIIRVFSRTLKKIILPFFLSISLNLLLLYFFVNSLYLNSELKYLVLIIFMMILAFFTELLLAFIFDIYVFWSIESKGVSKMISRLKKILAGAYFPLSFLGTSFLTISLLMPFAYSFYVPTQLYLKNISFEQGLIGLSVQLLWIAILYFVIKISWQRKVQKSKDMLKRKSILE
- a CDS encoding GIY-YIG nuclease family protein, translating into MWYVYILKCSDKTLYAGVTNDLNRRLNEHNNSILGSKYTRARRPVTIVYQKKYKTRSLAQIEEYRIKQLPKKDKIKIINKY
- a CDS encoding metal ABC transporter permease encodes the protein MTSQLLYSLIAGIFIGGVAGYLGSLMLQKRMALAAGPLGHLAFPGVALALIYGFDISLGAFPFIILGIIFIWILENRTKIPTDALTAVVFASGIAVSFLFLPIQEAEEALVGNISYIGLLEVVITILLSLFVFAMVKLSIRQLTIISISEDLAKVEGINIKKYNFIFLLSIAIIVALGVKLVGALLTAALVSIPAATAKNISWSMKSYSYLSLLFGILAAISGIILHEITNLPAGILIILTSAVIFIISIFFSKK
- a CDS encoding class I SAM-dependent methyltransferase gives rise to the protein MWQEFSQDLFRRLEFFLYEWKINSHFDIACGTGDFVYLMKKIGINSSGSDISKKMVQGARNNYPGIKFGIADMRNFKLKDKVDLITCNFDSINHLLKFSEWEETFLHVFNNLDINGKFLFDFNTIHLITSHKERSEVVIDNSKMDINIYPEKKNILVFDIVSTQTKGSQKKIISEKVRETSFEYSEIKRTLLGLGFSKVDIFNSKLGFSSSKKRKYILATK
- a CDS encoding stage II sporulation protein M, which translates into the protein MNIKKIQNYYRGLLKHKKLRKYFKFSSILFIIFFILGFLFASKNKEASQVFFEALSDKYLFAVDYNFLQLFLFIFKNNLLIAFIAYSSGFIFGLPTLFILVINSFVIGLVVKIATYDLGIFSIIFSMLPHGIFEIPAILLALSLGFILGDSLFGFLFKKKSFKKEFIFSLKLFFYLVVPLLFIAALVESGLIVLFA